One segment of Clarias gariepinus isolate MV-2021 ecotype Netherlands chromosome 6, CGAR_prim_01v2, whole genome shotgun sequence DNA contains the following:
- the uts2r4 gene encoding urotensin-2 receptor yields MSLVPNANISVPSNSGTSGTGSGLSGGGTGTVWVTPLLGATLITMCILGVVGNVYTLGVMRSAVLRRSGSMYVFIVNLATADLLYLGTIPFVVCTYFVHDWLFGETGCRVLLSLDLLTMHASVFALVAMSLERYRAVASPFHARRSAADSVRRHWLAALAIWSAALALTLPMMVMIRLREGRSGASGLVKRICFPTWTSEAFKAYLTVLFFTSMLVPGLVMVVLYIGLARHYWKAQSNLTRGGEGNKTSIRLSTSSSPSRRKRLKHKVVCMIFSIVVAYWACFLPFWGWQMAKLFSAESLRSLTPATHTYVNFFVTCLTYGNSCVNPLLYTLLTRNYKDYLAQRGQASGSSRIDQGSGTGINDL; encoded by the coding sequence ATGAGCTTGGTGCCCAATGCCAACATCTCCGTCCCTTCCAACTCGGGCACAAGTGGAACAGGAAGTGGCTTAAGCGGAGGTGGAACAGGTACCGTGTGGGTAACTCCTCTTCTTGGTGCTACCCTGATCACCATGTGCATCCTTGGTGTTGTGGGAAATGTTTACACGCTGGGTGTGATGCGCTCTGCAGTTTTGCGCCGCTCTGGTTCCATGTATGTCTTCATTGTCAATCTGGCAACAGCTGACTTGCTCTACTTGGGCACCATCCCGTTTGTGGTATGCACCTATTTTGTCCATGACTGGCTCTTCGGTGAGACAGGTTGTCGAGTTTTGCTCAGCCTTGACCTGCTCACAATGCATGCCAGTGTTTTTGCCCTAGTGGCCATGAGCCTGGAACGTTATCGAGCCGTGGCATCGCCATTCCACGCCCGTCGTTCCGCTGCTGATTCTGTCCGACGCCACTGGCTAGCAGCTCTTGCCATTTGGAGTGCTGCCTTGGCACTTACTCTGCCCATGATGGTAATGATCAGGCTGCGGGAAGGGCGATCAGGGGCCTCCGGTCTTGTCAAGCGCATCTGCTTCCCCACATGGACATCTGAGGCCTTTAAAGCCTACCTCACTGTTCTTTTCTTCACCAGCATGTTGGTGCCAGGGCTAGTCATGGTAGTCCTGTATATCGGGTTGGCGCGACACTACTGGAAAGCACAGTCCAACCTTACACGTGGAGGAGAAGGAAACAAGACCAGCATCCGTCTTTCCACCTCTTCTTCTCCATCCAGGCGGAAAAGGCTTAAGCATAAGGTGGTCTGCATGATCTTCAGCATCGTGGTGGCCTACTGGGCATGCTTTCTACCTTTTTGGGGCTGGCAGATGGCCAAGCTGTTCTCAGCCGAATCCCTGCGCTCGTTGACACCTGCCACACACACCTATGTCAACTTCTTTGTTACGTGCCTTACATACGGCAACAGTTGTGTGAACCCACTGCTCTACACATTGCTTACTCGGAACTATAAAGACTACCTGGCACAAAGAGGACAGGCGTCAGGCTCTAGTCGTATTGACCAAGGCTCAGGAACAGGGATCAACGATCTGTAG
- the LOC128526957 gene encoding beta-galactoside-binding lectin-like encodes MVFTVKDMTFKAGQELTISGKPKSGCNLFSINIGHDAENIALHFNPRFSHRNDTNVIVCNSLRGAWGEEVKEHSFPFSQGESFKVMFSFNNDQFYIKLPNGTMMSFPNRFGDDSFKHIDVQGDVKVESIKIK; translated from the exons ATG GTGTTCACTGTTAAGGACATGACCTTCAAGGCTGGTCAGGAGCTGACCATCTCCGGCAAACCCAAATCTGGATGTAATTT ATTCTCCATCAATATCGGTCATGACGCTGAAAACATCGCACTCCACTTCAACCCACGCTTTAGCCACCGGAATGACACAAATGTCATTGTGTGTAACTCACTCCGTGGAGCCTGGGGCGAGGAGGTGAAGGAGCACAGCTTTCCCTTCTCCCAGGGCGAGTCCTTCAAG GTGATGTTTTCTTTCAACAATGACCAATTCTATATCAAACTCCCCAACGGCACAATGATGAGCTTCCCCAACCGTTTTGGCGATGACAGCTTCAAGCACATTGACGTTCAAGGTGATGTCAAGGTTGAGAGCATCAAGATCAAATAA
- the LOC128527086 gene encoding congerin-2-like — translation MGFTVEDVEFTAGQDLTIVGKVNSGCDAFSINIGHDRDSVALHLNPRFKFNRDRNVIVCNSNRSGWGKEQKEKHFPFQRDQTFKVVINFNNEHFHITLQDGKLISFPNRFGDDSFKLLYVDGDVTISNIKMK, via the exons ATG GGGTTCACTGTTGAAGATGTGGAGTTTACCGCTGGCCAAGACCTGACCATTGTTGGCAAGGTGAACTCTGGCTGCGATGC CTTCTCCATCAATATCGGCCATGACAGGGACTCcgtggccttgcacctcaatCCTCGTTTTAAATTCAACAGGGACCGCAACGTCATCGTGTGTAACTCAAACCGCAGTGGATGGGGAAAGGAGCAGAAAGAGAAACACTTTCCATTCCAACGTGACCAGACCTTCAAG GTGGTGATTAACTTCAACAATGAGCATTTTCATATCACACTCCAGGACGGCAAACTGATAAGCTTTCCAAACCGTTTCGGAGACGACAGCTTTAAATTGCTCTACGTGGATGGTGATGTCACGATAAGCAACATCAAGATGAAGTGA